In Stenotrophomonas sp. 169, one DNA window encodes the following:
- a CDS encoding ATPase domain-containing protein, with the protein MNRSIVATGTTGLDTILRGGLPASRLYLLEGQPGSGKTTLALQFLLKGAELGESCLYVTLSETADELAEVAHSHGWSLDGLHLFELAAAQNVLGDGQQQSVLHPWEVELDGTIKLIQAEVERLKPTRIVFDSLSELRLLAQDSLRYRRQVLALKQYFSPRNITVFLVDDLTGGERDAHLHSLCHGVISLERVTLDFGAARRRMQVQKLRGVNFIAGYHDLALVKGGMRIFPRLIASDHHVPFVGDPISSGVAGIDALLDGGPLRGTSTLLTGPPGSGKTNVALKYVATACERGERCCVFEFDERTGTLLTRAKALGMDLQAHIDSGLLELRQMDPAELSPGEFAWAIRECVEERDCKLIVLDSLNGYLSSMPQEKQLMLQMHELLSYLNQSGVVTFFINPQNGLVGSMSTGNLNVSYMADTVIMFRYFEAGGRIRKAISVIKNRSGAHEDSIRELRIDAEGLRLSEPLKDFSGILTGTPQYVGESGPLLDSNADQR; encoded by the coding sequence ATGAACCGTAGCATCGTCGCTACCGGCACAACCGGGCTGGATACCATTCTTCGGGGAGGGCTGCCCGCGTCCAGACTGTACCTGCTGGAGGGGCAGCCCGGTTCCGGCAAGACCACGCTCGCTCTGCAGTTCCTCCTCAAAGGCGCAGAGCTGGGTGAAAGCTGCCTCTATGTTACGTTGTCCGAGACCGCAGACGAACTGGCCGAAGTCGCGCACTCGCACGGGTGGTCACTGGATGGGTTGCACCTGTTCGAACTGGCCGCTGCCCAGAACGTGTTGGGCGATGGCCAGCAGCAGTCCGTGCTGCATCCGTGGGAAGTGGAACTGGACGGCACCATCAAGCTGATCCAGGCCGAAGTGGAGCGCTTGAAGCCGACCCGGATCGTGTTCGATTCCCTTTCAGAGCTCCGCCTGCTGGCGCAGGATTCGCTGCGCTACCGCCGTCAGGTCCTTGCGCTCAAGCAGTACTTTTCGCCGCGCAACATCACCGTGTTCCTGGTGGACGACCTGACCGGTGGTGAGCGCGACGCGCACCTGCACAGTCTCTGTCACGGTGTGATTTCCCTTGAGCGGGTCACTCTGGATTTCGGCGCCGCACGTCGCCGCATGCAGGTGCAGAAGCTGCGCGGCGTCAACTTCATCGCCGGCTATCACGACCTGGCGCTGGTGAAGGGCGGCATGCGTATCTTCCCCCGGTTGATCGCATCGGACCACCACGTGCCCTTCGTCGGCGATCCGATCTCCAGTGGCGTTGCGGGTATCGATGCCCTGCTCGACGGCGGACCGCTGCGTGGCACCAGTACGCTGTTGACCGGCCCGCCAGGCAGTGGCAAGACGAATGTGGCGCTCAAGTACGTCGCCACCGCCTGCGAGCGTGGAGAGCGCTGTTGTGTGTTCGAGTTCGACGAGCGCACCGGCACCCTGCTTACGCGCGCGAAGGCGCTCGGCATGGACCTGCAGGCGCACATAGACAGCGGACTGCTGGAGCTCCGTCAAATGGACCCGGCCGAGCTGTCGCCGGGCGAGTTTGCCTGGGCCATACGGGAGTGCGTCGAAGAGCGGGACTGCAAGTTGATCGTGCTGGACAGCCTGAATGGCTACCTGTCCTCGATGCCGCAGGAAAAGCAGCTGATGCTGCAGATGCATGAGCTGCTCTCCTATCTCAACCAGAGTGGCGTGGTGACATTCTTCATCAACCCGCAGAATGGCTTGGTCGGGTCGATGTCGACCGGCAACCTCAATGTGTCCTACATGGCCGACACTGTGATCATGTTCCGCTACTTCGAGGCAGGCGGCCGCATACGCAAGGCGATCTCTGTCATCAAGAACCGCAGTGGCGCGCACGAGGATTCCATCAGGGAGCTGCGGATCGATGCGGAAGGCCTGCGCCTGAGCGAGCCGCTGAAAGACTTCAGTGGCATCCTCACCGGCACGCCGCAGTACGTGGGTGAATCAGGACCGCTGTTGGACAGCAATGCAGACCAGCGCTAG